A segment of the Arachis hypogaea cultivar Tifrunner chromosome 5, arahy.Tifrunner.gnm2.J5K5, whole genome shotgun sequence genome:
CAAGCAAACAGGtccaattatgataaaatttggaAGGACAATTTCAAAAACCATCAGCATACTTGTTTCAGAGCAGCTCTGTAGTATGATACGATTACATGACATTCATCAGAAGTTGAACATTTGGTGACGTATTTGCGAAAATCATCGATAGTGCTATGGCTTGCACGAAAGGGTTCAGCTTTTGCTCCAGCACAATGAGCTATTGATACTAGTTTCTCAAATGAGATGCCGTTAGCTTTTACCTTTTCCAAAGGTACACAAGAATCTAACATTGATTCATCAAACCATCTCCAAGGTCCTACACAAATAAAATTTTCCAAAGGCAAATATATTGAATAGTAGAAGTGGAAAACCAAGATTGATTAGATTTCATCATTTGAAATCTAACTACAAATCAGAAACGCAGATATTAAAAAGTTTACAATATATACATAGATCAATTTTGATGCATCCACATAGATGGTTCAACATTTTTCATCCAGAAACATGTCTCTGTTTGCGGCATTCAAAGTAGTATAAGTAGTAAAGTAAGTTACATATTTTAGTTGACAGGTATTATATGGATGGTTAGTTGTCTAGtgattctttttattctttttctattattttattcttttgctTTTAAGCATTATCATTGCATACAAATTAAACTGTAATAGGAGATATTAGGCTACTAAGAGTAGTGGAACTGAGGGCTAGGATTCAGTCTAGTATTGTATTTGGTAGTCAAAAACTGTAATTAATATCTcaatttcaaaatacaaaattttaatttctacaaTATTATcagaaaactttaataatatttatttttaaaagggtAGTGCTCACCTATACTATTCAGAATAACCATCGGATACCAGGATAAATAAACATCTCATATCATAAAACTACTCATCTAAAAAATTTAAGCTGATTTTAGGGTTCACCaaagatcgaactcttgacctttcggatctagaactctaatatcatatcatgaaaccactcatcccaaaaacgtaACTTAataggacaatgtaacactaatgattatatctctaatacttcgtAAACCTCaattgtacacattatacgctTAAGTCATTGACTCCCCTATACTTTCcctttttaaaaatatccttaTCTAACTTTTTATTATCCAACTCTTCCCTCCTTTCCCCTAAAAAGGGGGACAAACCAAAGCTGCGAAACGGCAGGACAGTCGGCGAGAGTATTTTAGTAACTTcatatatttcaatttttatttttattctaaactaaatagaatattaaaacGTAATTCAGTGCACTCTACATCAAACAATACAAAAGATCTAATTTCTGTCTCTCAGTTTGCCGAATAAAGGAAAGATATATAATTACATTGATGGAGGCAAACTAACCTTTCCATTTCCTTCCAGGGTCGATGGCAAGAGCATTCAAGACCATCGATAGACTAGCGAGACCACAATAAGTAAGCTCACTTTGTGTTTGGAAATAGGAAATCAAACTATTGAAGCCTTGCATAGTTCCATTTTGAAATGCTTCAAGGAAAAGTTTCTATCCttcaaaaaaggaaaaataaagtaAGATAAATTACATAGAAAGTAATAAGTACAAGAGAGGAAAGTTTCAAAGAAACCATGATTATAACCAGGTATTTGCTATATAAATTATAAAGAAGCTAAATagtaattataatacatatatatacctATACGCTTATAATTGTACAAGCACATGATGCATCAATAAATTGGCATTAAGAGTGATAGAGAATGGTTTGAAGCAAGTATTGACCTTGCCATTGCTGGAAACGAAATCAACCGCAGAAGGCGAGGGAAGAACTCGTTTGTAAAATCCTTTAACCATTATGTTCTCTGGCGGCAGTGAAGGTGAATGGAGGAAGCTGTTGGAAGAAGAAAATCAGTTtttctttaaaaacaaaaaacgGTTAGAATATGAATATCCATATTTGAAATTATGGCCAGAGGCAGAAAGGCGAAAGCACATCATAAAAATGAGTTGAGTTTTGGGTCATGTCGTTGTTGGGCCATAATAGTCGGAGTTTGAATCCGTAACAAGATTAGAAGATAATTCAAAAACACTCTATAGTAAAACACACTGATTGATTTCCAATTGGGCATATTTATGAttatatttgtatttgatttagaTTTATTGCATAGAGATTTGTCTTGGATTGGGAAGATTATTATTCTATAAGATTTACTATTTAGAAtggattgatttgattttttattcCCCTTTATAGAGGTTTCTCACAAATCATCGCACAATTACACTACAATCCAGACAAATCTAAAACCCAGAGCACATACATTTGCCAGCCTTCAAAGATACTAGACGCTCGTATCCTTCAAAATTCTATCcagcatttttttttcttaaggccaattttcttttgttttttcggcggttattattattattatttcttcgtTGTTATAATTATAAAGGAAAGAGTTTATTTTTGCTAGTTCtcactttgtttttcaaatattAGGAAGAATGTCTAaatgataattttatattatgttGCGGCTTGGTCCAGCTGACCTCCTAGCCGATCCGGCCTAGCATACGATCTAACCCAATCCAAGCGGACGTTCAGCAGGGCACCACACGCCCGGACCCTGACCTGAACACTTCTCCTCCAGGGAGTCAGCTACCTGACAGCTGGAGTTAGGAAAGTTCTAAGAAGGTGGACCTATCCTCATGGGACCCACCCCACTGACAGGGTATAATGGGGAGGGCCCTACCCCTCCCCAAGGTACATCATCATCACCTTACACTCCATCCACCTAGATACCTTTTGACTTGGGCGtcagagtgtcattgcaggtggcaccccccttatCCCTCGAAGAGCTCGGGAAGTCTGCTACGCACGCATCTCGCCCCTCAGATCCAGATCAAGGCTGTTCCCCACCTTCACACCCAGGAGACATCCCCGACCCGTCCGAAATCCGCgtaaccgaacattggcgccgtctgtggggactggCCTGAATGGACTTTCTGATGGGTCCTGTGGAGGCAGGCAATAGAGCCGAACGCAGGGGAGAAATGGCGCCCCGAAGCGGTAGGGTAGCCTCTGTGGCTTCCTCCCGTGAACGTACGAGGTCCCCTCTACAGCAACCCGAGCCATCATCGCGCTCCCAGGAGAGACGCCCTTTTGGAGGAACAGGCAATGACAGTGCCAGAATAATGCAGGAACAACGACACAGGGTGCAGAACCTGGAACGCGAGCTGGCAAGCCGGGGGCATCACCAACCCACTCCCGAACAAAATTGCTCCCGAACTCCACAAAAGAGGGGTAGAAGTCCCCGAAGAAGTATTCCAGACGCGCACCGAACTCCCAGTCAGAATCGGACAGTCATAAAGAAGAAAGCGGGGAGATGCCAAGAAGACAGCGAGATCCCGTGATTTACACCCGACCCACGAGGAGACAAGCCGCGGAGGAGAACTGAGAAGACAACAGAGAAAGACCAAGGAGAACACGACGTCCCGTAATCATGGGAGCAACCCCCTTTCATCATTCTATCCTCGAGGTCCGCCTACCGAAGCACTTCGATAAGCCAACAGACATGAGGTATGATGGAATCCAAGACCCATAAGAGCATctgacggccttcgaggccaagATGAATTTAAAAGGGGTAGGCGACGAAGTGAGATGTCGCACCTTTCCGGTCACCTTGGCAGGGCCTGCAATTCGGTGGTTCAACAACCTCCTGCAAGGCTTTGTGGCGACGTTCTCGGACATCACACGTGCCTTCCTAGCTTAGTTCACTACACGTATTGCAAAAGGCGAAACACCCGATCAACCTCCTTGGGGTGACGCAAAGAGCAGGCGAACCGACCAGAAAATACCTGGATAGGTTCAATGACGAGTGCTTGGAAATTGACGGCCTAACCGACCCGGTGGCCAGCCTATGCCTGACGAATGG
Coding sequences within it:
- the LOC112799809 gene encoding glutathione gamma-glutamylcysteinyltransferase 1-like — its product is MVKGFYKRVLPSPSAVDFVSSNGKKLFLEAFQNGTMQGFNSLISYFQTQSELTYCGLASLSMVLNALAIDPGRKWKGPWRWFDESMLDSCVPLEKVKANGISFEKLVSIAHCAGAKAEPFRASHSTIDDFRKYVTKCSTSDECHVIVSYYRAALKQTGAGHYSPIGGYHVGKDMVLILDVARFKYPPHWVPLALLWEGMNYIVESTGQTRGFLLISRPHTKLDMLNFLDSNS